The Chamaesiphon minutus PCC 6605 DNA window ACCTGCTGGCTGTTTGTTAGTCAATGTCAAATCGGCTTGGGGAATGTCAAACGACTACACCAAGTTCCTTGTTACAAATGTAAATATTTTACAAATAGTCGCTACCTCAAATGTACTGTCAATCCTTATTTTGCTTGCTCGGAAGCAGCGATCGATTGTCATGATTATCAACCGCAGAAACCATTAAATTTATAGTCTTACTTTAGCGATCGTCAAGCGATCTCCGGTTCGGACATTTCCGAAATAGAAACCGAGCAGTCGAGCGACTGCTCGCGTTCGTCATCATGAAGATCGAGCCAGAGCCAATTTAACAGCAACAGAATAACTCTCGATCTAATCAGCACAACGCTCGGTCAAAAGTTGCAACTGAGTGACTTAAGAATCCATGAAGTTAAACTTCATGACTTAGGATAGACTATAAAATTTAATCTGCCCACACAAATACACAACAATTAACTCAGCAATTAAACGTAAATATTGCGAATATAGATCGGCATATTTGCTGAAATATTCAAAAAAGTATTGCTAAATGCATTTTGGCGTCGTAGGATGAAGTCAATGAAATCTTAACGCACGTTTCTCAATAAATAACTCATTTTGATTGCCAATATAATAATTGTCATGCAAATGAGAAATTCAAGAATTTAGAGTAGATAGAAGAAGCTTCTTGAATAAATACCCGCTCTAAAAATTAAACTATCGATGGTATATGACTATCAAGTCTATTCGTTGATAGGAGCAGGTTTTAGGATATTTAAATAGTACGAATAGAACCGACTCGATCGACTGCAAATGCGGTGGTTTTAGAATGTTCTATGTTGGTACCTAAATAAAGAAGCCCGCCAATCTTGAAGATCGATTAAATGGTCTAAAGTTTGGAACTTTGTAGACATCGTTCTTGAATGCTTTTATTGACGAGCCAGATTTTATAAAACTTGTTCCTAGAATTGTACATTAATTACTGCAAATAAGGAAGGGCGAAATTATGAATTTCTCGTCTAAATTTACGCTAGCTGTTGCTACTGCTTCCGTTTTCTGTCCGCTCGCTGCTTATGCTGGGCCTACTACTGGTTCGACAGCAGCCGCCGTATCGATCAAATTTCAGGACTGTAAATGCGGCCCTACTAGTGGCAACTTTTCGATTAATCCTGGTGGGAATACCAACGGTAGTGGCTCTGGCGTGCAAGAACTCTCCGCTGCGGTTTCTACTGCCGAAACTAAGGCAAAGGCTAGTGCTGAGAGCACTAAATCCGGTACTACTGCAAGTGCTTATGGTTTTAGCCAACCTGTAACTTTCAAATACCTTAATACTAGTGATGTTAGTAATAAGAAAGATACTCGCGACTATACATACAACTATAGCTCCCAGGTGAACGAAGCCAGCGAATATGCTAGCAGCAAGAAAAAGTCTCATTCCGAAACTTATAATGCTACCAATAGCACTAGCGGTGAAGCGAGTAACGGCACTAAAGGTACGGGGCGCAGCGAGAACGAAACTGCCAACAGTGGTAGCGGTAAAGTTAGCGATGGTAGCAGTGAGAGCGAAACCGCTAGCAAAGGTAAAAATAGCAGCAGTTACAGCACTAGCAGTAATAGCAGTGGTGGTAGCAAAGAGACTAGTGAAAATAGCTACCGTGAAAGTACCAAGAACGAAAGCAGCAATAGCCAGAACGGGGAAACAAAAGGTAAAACTGAGAACACGGTTAATGTCTTGGATACCACCAAAACTAAAACTAGTTATGAATACACTGGTTCTGCGGCTGGTTTATCTTATATCCCAATTATCAAGTAGATGTGCGAGTTCGATTCGATTTAGTTCCTAGAGATCGAATCGAATCCACTCGAACTTACTCAACCAGAAAATTTATCCATCTCTAGTTTAGTTCGACGCAGGTCTCCACGCTCGACGAACTACTGGGATGGATATTTTTTTCCCAACTTATTGACAACACAACCAACGCAAAAGAGTCGATTATATGTTGGAGCACCGTCGATCTTTATGTATTCACCGTCATTAGCCTACTTCAAGACCAAATCTAAATTGGCTTATTCTGGCATGGCGATCGCGGTTTGGTACTTGACGATCGCTAGTAGCAATGCCAACGCCCAAATACCAGATCCAGAGCCGCACTTAAATCGGCTAGATCCCAATACTTTGGTGACTCCCCGCCTAGCGAGTAGCACCAAATCCAGTCCCGATGACGCTGGCGAAGATGGGGCGGAAAGTGTCGAACATCCAGCCACAGATCCGCCTGCGCCAATCCAAGTTGCTCAAGTAACTCTGCCTCTGCCCACGCTGCTCGCGCCCCTGATTCTCCCGAATTTAATTCCGCCGAGCATTCCCATCGTGCCGATTAATTCGGTACTAACGCCGGATCTACTGCCACCACCAAATAACACCCCCGCCGTTCCGTCCCCAAATGTGCCCGTCGCTCCCCAACCAGCAAAAGATCCGCGCTTTATCATCGCGCCGCAAGTTTTAGATCCCAAAATAGTCGATCCCTTTTCCACGCAATTCGTACTTAATGGCAATAAAGTTTCGCACTTTACTAGCACAGTCGCAATTGCCGGATTTGAAGCGGGGAATTTTCGCAATACGGATCTGAATTTTGATGTCTATAAGCTAATTGGAGCCAGGAGCATCCAGAGTGTCACTGCCGATCGGGTAGTGCGGGTAAATACGCAACTAGAAACGGTTGGAATTCGCAATGTCGTCCAAAATCAGGATATTGCCGTCTCTGTCGCCAAACCCCAAACCTTGTTGGGATTTCGCCAACAAATTAGTTTAGATGCTAACTGTCTGAATAATCCAGGCCAAATTTGCACCTATCTACCAGGCATCAAGATCGACGATCCTGTTATCGATCCGCGTAAATTGCAACCCACTGGAGCGAGAATTACCTCGCAATTTGGCGATGTTATTTCTCCTGCATCTGTTGCCGCGATTAGGGAACCAGGATTCCAAGGCGGTGCGAATGGGCAAGAGTTTGGCATTGATATTACAGTTCCGGCGGTAGGTTTAGTGCCACCGCCAGAAGGCTCGCCGCCGCCAGTATTGACAGGCGAACGCCAAGAGACATTTAAGAATAATGTGGCGGTTAATTACGCCCGACTGAATCAGAGTTTTGCCACTAATGGCGTCGAATCGACAGTCGGGCGGACGATTCGAGCTTTAAATTATGTCAATGGCGATCGCAATCAACTCGCCAATGGTATCGTCAATGCGTTGGGGCAAGTTTTACCAGACTTTCAGCCCAGTATCGCCCCAGGCAAGCCTGGAGCGCGGATTGTCGTCAATCCCAACCTCTATCGAGCGGCAAATGCCCTCCGCATTCCCGACAATAGTCTGACTGTTTATCAAGCAGGTACGGGTTATGCGCCCAGTTTTGGCAGCGATCCGCGAGTGCCGCCAGGAGCGAACCATCAGGCGATTTGGGTGGGGATGTCTCCAGTTGTCGAGCGTGAGTTTCTTCGGGATTATCGTTACATCACCCTGCGCGAGCCTCGGATCGTCGCTAGTGGTGGTGGCGAAGGCGGCGGCGTCCCGATAGATGTCAATCTTAATGGGTTTGGGTTTAACTCTGGCGGCTTGCAAAATGCTTACGGGCAAGGATATGTGACGGTATTCAATCGGGATGTCTCCCGCGTGGATACCGATACGATTCGACAACGGACAGATTATTATCCCCATATTAGTCTGACTGGAACGACATTAACTGAAAATACACTGTGGCGATATTATACTGGCGCGATCGTCAATCCTGGATTCGATGCCAAAACGACATCAAATATCAAAGCATATGTCGGCAGTGATTATTCGAGCGTCAATCCCCGTGGATTGAGTTATAGCATCGGCGGCGTCGGTTATCTCAATCCCGATCCAGAATACTATACTCAACTATTTGCCAATGCCACGCAATCGATCGGGCTGGGTAACAATCCGCGCAATAATCTAGTCATCGGGTTTAATGCTAACTATATCATCGATGGTGCGATCACCCTTCAGTCGCTACCGATCCGCACTACCCAAAGCTTTATCAATGCCGGATTAGCATTTAACTTTGGCGATATCTCGATCGGCGGTACGCAATTTTTTGGTAATGTACTGCCAGAATCGATCGATCGTAAAACAGTCTTTAATCTGAATTGGAAAGTTACCGACCGATTGAAAATAGGTGGATTTTTCACTGCATTCGATAATAATATTTCCACCAATCCTTTCGGCGCAAATATCAGTTACGATCTAGATCCTAATTCCAATTCGGCAATTTATCTAGGTTGGAATGCTGCTGAGATCGATTTCCGCCGCACCCTCGGCCCGACATCAAATGTTTATAAAGATAATACCGTGAGTGTGTCGATTAAGTATGGGTTTTGAGAGAGACGAGGAGACGAGGGGACGAGGAGACGAGGGGACGAGGAGACGAGGGGACGAGAAGATGTAAATAGATATAAATCTATGTGTAGGGGAGGGTTTCGTGCCCAATCCATTATACTAAGTACCAACCAAACCCTACCCCGTAGCGAATAAGTCAAACCGACCCAGATGACACTAGCGCAAACAACCTATATACGCAGGGGAGTTTGAGGGGCGGCGTCCCGCCCCTCAACGGGGGGTCTGGGGGTCGGAACCCCCAGATCCGGGTTCTTTCCCCACCAGAAAACCTCACTAGCACAAGTATCGCGTTGACCATATTACTAAGCACTACCGACCGAGAAGCTCGACAAAAGTCCCCCTCTCCCCACCCCCCAAAATGCTACCTGGCGACTTACTAATCTACCGATACAATGGCGAATCGATCGTCCCCAAGCGAATTGAAATCGACGCGCATCATATTCAGATGGCGATCGAGATTATCGATTGTTTTACCTCTGTCACAGGCGGGACACAGGGACAACTCGACGAGATGCTGCTAGAGCTAGAAGGCGATAGCCCCGACTTTCGCGTCAAGCGGGGATTTGCCCATCTGCTTAAGAGTCAAACCTTCAGTCAATTTGAGGTTGTCAGCCCACTCCACCCCTCGGAACTGCGCGAACGAGTCTATGCACTCTCGGCGACTTCTAGCCCCAGTGTAGAGCACAGTAAAGCCACATTAGCCACACTTGCTAGCAATCTTTCTCAGGAGTTGAGCCGCGAAATTATTCCCGCTCAAATTACTCAAGGATTGTATGCCGATTTGCCAGAAAATCGGATTTTGACTGAGTTTACCGCACCCGATCCAGTCGCTCTAATTCACCGTTACAATCTATCGCAAGTTCAGGGCGTATTTTACCGCGCCAGCGAGCTGACAATTAACGCACATCGCAATGTCCCCGGACAATACAAACTGTTATTTCGGTATCTGAAATTGTTTCAATTGATGACATATATTGAAGGCGATGCCGACCATGGGTTTACCATTAAAGTCGATGGCCCAACGAGTTTATTTAAAGCTAGTACTCGATATGGACTCGCGATTGCCAAGTTAATTCCGGCAATTATTCACGTTACTAAATGGAGCCTGAGTGCAACTTTACAAACTAAAGATTTTTACACCGGAAATCTTAAAGTCGGACGTTATAGCCTCACCGATAAATGTGGCTTAGAAACGCACTATCCGCCTGGAA harbors:
- a CDS encoding DUF790 family protein, with product MLPGDLLIYRYNGESIVPKRIEIDAHHIQMAIEIIDCFTSVTGGTQGQLDEMLLELEGDSPDFRVKRGFAHLLKSQTFSQFEVVSPLHPSELRERVYALSATSSPSVEHSKATLATLASNLSQELSREIIPAQITQGLYADLPENRILTEFTAPDPVALIHRYNLSQVQGVFYRASELTINAHRNVPGQYKLLFRYLKLFQLMTYIEGDADHGFTIKVDGPTSLFKASTRYGLAIAKLIPAIIHVTKWSLSATLQTKDFYTGNLKVGRYSLTDKCGLETHYPPGKSYDSMLESGFADRWDKLKTEWVLEREVELLPIPGSVMIPDFRLVHPDGRSYILEIVGYWRPEYLQKKFAQVRKSGCSNLILAISERLNLEKAGLNARDLPCEVIWFKDKLLPKSVLEVLDAVDP